A section of the Mangifera indica cultivar Alphonso chromosome 12, CATAS_Mindica_2.1, whole genome shotgun sequence genome encodes:
- the LOC123192327 gene encoding histone-lysine N-methyltransferase, H3 lysine-9 specific SUVH1-like has translation MEGGSDYSTFPQGPIDKTKVLEVKPFRSLYPMLPSSPEGPAFVCAPPYGPFPAGFSPFYPFIAPQNVSHASQNNHSYHTQTPPASFAAPIRSFRSPEINLSDGFNGEMGSSVGKKRGKVYNLQESGSRQRKARKSDVLDFVASSSKDFVVGISSYERDEGNRQVVTSVLIRYDALRRRLSQMEDAKESPTGIIRRADLKAGNILLTTGVRTNTRKRVGAVPGVEIGDIFFFRIELCVIGLHSQSMAGIDFMTSRGDLEEEPVALSIVSSGGYDDDAEDSDILVYTGQGGNANNKDKQSSDQKLERGNLALERSLRRGNEVRVIRGMKDGVSLNTKVYVYDGLYRIQESWKEKGKSGCNMFKYKLVRMPGQPGAFSVWKLIQNWKDGLSSRVGLILPDLTSGAESTPVSLVNDIDDEKGPAYFTYFPRVKYTKSSRLTQPSSGCNCRSACLPGNPNCSCMQKNRGYCPYTANGVLVSRKPMIYECGPSCPCTPNCKNRVSQTGLRVHLEVFKTKDKGWALRSWDPIRAGTFICEYVGEVIDKVKSRQDGEEGEHDDYVFDTTRVYDSFKWNYEPGLIDEDDSNQSTEEYDIPFPFIISSKNGGNVARFMNHSCSPNVFWQPVMFEENNETSLHIAFFAMRHIPPMTELTYDYGIARSDEGNSDTHRKRKCLCGSPKCQGYFG, from the coding sequence ATGGAAGGAGGGTCAGATTACAGCACATTTCCTCAAGGTCctattgataaaacaaaagtaTTAGAAGTAAAACCTTTTCGTAGTTTGTATCCTATGTTACCTTCAAGTCCTGAAGGACCTGCTTTTGTTTGTGCACCCCCATATGGGCCTTTCCCTGCTGGGTTTTCGccattttacccctttattGCCCCTCAAAATGTGTCTCATGCAAGCCAAAACAACCACTCTTACCATACACAGACACCGCCTGCATCATTTGCGGCTCCCATTCGGTCATTTAGATCACCAGAAATTAATCTTTCAGATGGGTTTAATGGGGAGATGGGATCTTCTGTTGGGAAAAAACGTGGCAAGGTTTATAATTTGCAGGAATCTGGTTCTAGGCAAAGGAAGGCTAGAAAGAGTGATGTCCTGGATTTTGTGGCATCTAGCAGTAAGGATTTTGTTGTTGGGATTAGTTCATACGAGCGAGATGAGGGTAATAGGCAAGTTGTGACTAGTGTGTTGATTAGATATGATGCCCTTAGGAGAAGACTTAGTCAGATGGAGGATGCAAAAGAGTCTCCTACTGGGATTATAAGGCGTGCTGATTTGAAAGCGGGTAATATATTGTTGACAACTGGTGTACGAACCAATACGAGGAAGAGGGTTGGAGCTGTTCCAGGAGTGGAAATTGGTGATATTTTCTTCTTTCGGATAGAGTTGTGTGTGATTGGTTTGCATTCACAGTCCATGGCTGGGATTGATTTTATGACCTCGAGGGGTGATTTAGAGGAAGAACCTGTGGCATTGAGCATCGTATCATCTGGAGGGTATGATGATGATGCTGAGGATAGTGATATTCTGGTATATACCGGGCAGGGTGGAAATGCCAACAACAAGGACAAGCAATCATCTGATCAGAAACTTGAAAGGGGTAATCTTGCTTTAGAGAGGAGCTTGCGCCGGGGTAATGAAGTAAGAGTTATTCGGGGCATGAAAGATGGTGTTAGTCTCAACACAAAGGTTTATGTCTATGATGGACTTTATAGGATTCAAGAATCTTGGAAGGAGAAGGGGAAATCAGGTTGCAAcatgtttaaatataaattggtGAGAATGCCTGGGCAGCCTGGTGCGTTTTCTGTTTGGAAATTGATTCAAAACTGGAAGGATGGTTTGTCATCAAGGGTCGGACTTATTCTTCCAGACCTTACTTCTGGGGCCGAGAGCACACCTGTATCACTTGTGaatgatattgatgatgagaAAGGGCCTGCTTATTTTACTTATTTCCCTAGAGTAAAGTATACAAAATCCAGTAGATTAACTCAGCCTTCTTCTGGATGTAACTGTCGTAGTGCATGCCTCCCAGGTAATCCAAATTGCTCATGCATGCAGAAAAACAGGGGTTATTGTCCATATACTGCAAATGGGGTCCTAGTAAGCCGGAAGCCTATGATATATGAATGCGGTCCCTCCTGTCCATGTACTCCTAATTGCAAAAACAGAGTGTCACAAACAGGTCTTAGGGTTCATTTGGAAGTGTTTAAAACAAAAGATAAGGGCTGGGCTTTGCGTTCATGGGATCCTATCCGAGCTGGTACTTTTATTTGTGAATATGTAGGTGAAGTCATAGACAAAGTTAAATCAAGACAAGATGGAGAGGAAGGGGAAcatgatgattatgtttttgataCTACCCGCGTTTATGACTCATTCAAGTGGAATTATGAACCTGGTTtaatagatgaagatgattctAATCAGTCTACTGAAGAATATGATATTCCATTTCCCTTCATAATAAGTTCAAAGAATGGTGGAAATGTTGCCCGTTTTATGAATCACAGTTGCTCTCCAAATGTGTTCTGGCAACCAGTTATGTTTGAAGAAAACAATGAAACCTCTCTCCATATTGCATTTTTTGCAATGAGACACATTCCCCCCATGACGGAGTTAACATATGATTATGGGATTGCCCGATCAGATGAAGGTAATAGTGATACTCACCGGAAAAGGAAATGCTTATGTGGATCACCAAAATGCCAGGGTTATTTTGGTTGA
- the LOC123192328 gene encoding protein ELC-like translates to MVTPAISPPNPQQVLQFLSSVLSQRGPSALPYAEDTKWLIRQHLLTLISAYPSLNPKTATFTHNDGRSVNLLQAEGTIPMAFQGVTYNIPVIIWLMESYPRHPPCVYVNPTRDMVIKRPHPNVTPSGLVSVPYLQNWIYPSSNLVDLVRELSAYFSREPPLYSQRRPAVSNPNPSSDSNPIPSNYGSSAVARPHPAPAPARPFPPSPYGSRVQHPPPQTEDPAEVYKRGAVNKLVDMAHGDIVGMRKAREAEMEGLFSTQAFLRRREEEIDKGLKELQDEKEGLEQQLQMVLMNTDVLEAWVRENQSKTKDFKDLDVDNAFECVDVLSKQMLECTAADLAIEDVVYSLDKALQDGSVPFDIYLRNVRLLSREQYFHRATAAKVRAVQMQAQVASMAARSSHYGT, encoded by the coding sequence ATGGTGACGCCGGCGATTTCACCACCAAACCCTCAGCAGGTGCTGCAATTCCTGTCTTCCGTCCTCTCTCAACGTGGCCCCTCCGCTCTCCCCTACGCCGAAGACACCAAATGGCTCATTCGTCAACACCTCCTTACTCTAATCTCAGCCTATCCCTCTCTAAACCCCAAAACGGCGACGTTTACTCACAACGATGGCCGATCCGTTAATCTTCTCCAAGCCGAGGGCACCATCCCCATGGCTTTCCAAGGCGTCACCTACAACATACCCGTCATAATCTGGCTCATGGAGTCTTACCCTCGCCACCCGCCCTGCGTTTACGTGAACCCCACGCGCGACATGGTTATCAAACGCCCTCACCCTAATGTTACCCCTTCAGGTCTCGTTTCGGTTCCGTATTTGCAGAATTGGATTTACCCAAGCTCCAATCTTGTTGATCTCGTACGCGAGTTGAGCGCGTATTTCTCACGTGAACCTCCGCTTTATTCCCAACGTCGTCCTGCTGTTTCAAACCCTAATCCTAGTTCTGATTCTAATCCGATTCCATCGAATTACGGATCGTCGGCTGTTGCGCGTCCTCATCCGGCCCCAGCTCCGGCGCGGCCGTTTCCGCCGTCTCCGTACGGGAGTCGGGTTCAGCATCCGCCGCCACAGACGGAGGATCCCGCGGAGGTTTACAAACGAGGCGCGGTCAACAAGTTAGTGGACATGGCCCACGGGGATATTGTGGGCATGAGGAAGGCACGTGAGGCGGAAATGGAAGGTTTGTTTAGCACACAAGCTTTTTTGAGACgtagagaagaagaaattgataaGGGTTTAAAAGAATTGCAAGACGAAAAAGAAGGATTGGAGCAGCAATTGCAAATGGTGTTGATGAATACAGATGTTTTAGAAGCTTGGGTTAGAGAAAATCAAAGCAAAACGAAAGATTTTAAGGATTTAGATGTGGATAATGCGTTTGAATGTGTGGATGTGTTGTCGAAACAAATGTTAGAATGTACAGCTGCTGATTTGGCGATTGAAGATGTGGTTTATTCATTGGACAAGGCGTTGCAGGATGGTTCTGTTCCGTTTGATATCTACTTGAGGAATGTAAGGTTATTGTCTAGGGAGCAGTATTTCCATCGCGCCACAGCTGCAAAAGTTCGGGCTGTGCAAATGCAGGCTCAGGTTGCTAGTATGGCTGCTCGGTCTTCACATTATGGTACATGA